In Deinococcus roseus, a single window of DNA contains:
- a CDS encoding carbohydrate ABC transporter permease — translation MMQSLPTPTQENKKKPINIAAVLLVLPALVYLIVTTQLPFIMTVYYSFFKWNLTIPNDRPFIGLSNYLSLFTDAQNLHVMLNTVVLMLSVVVLTILIGGAVAMLLNRRFLGRGMVRTLFISSFLVMPVVTAVVWKNMLMNPVFGFFAWISQQLGLPAVDYLSQYPMASIVAMVTWEWTPFAALILLTGLQSMPEDQLEAARLDGCTPLQEFWYMLLPHLSKSLEVVVLLETIFLMQVYGEIYTATSGGPGISTTTIPYFIYQKAFAEYNIGLASAAGVLAVLFTNLVSSVILRMIGRNIQGAQA, via the coding sequence ATGATGCAAAGCCTTCCCACACCAACACAAGAAAACAAAAAGAAGCCCATCAACATTGCAGCGGTTTTGCTGGTGCTGCCCGCCCTCGTTTACCTGATTGTCACCACCCAGTTGCCGTTCATCATGACGGTGTACTACAGCTTCTTCAAGTGGAACCTCACCATCCCCAATGACCGCCCATTCATTGGGTTGAGCAACTACCTGTCGCTGTTCACCGACGCCCAGAACCTGCACGTGATGCTCAACACCGTGGTGCTGATGCTCTCGGTGGTGGTGCTGACCATCCTGATCGGTGGAGCCGTGGCGATGCTGCTCAACCGCCGTTTCCTGGGGAGGGGCATGGTGCGGACGCTCTTCATCAGCAGCTTTCTGGTGATGCCCGTGGTGACCGCTGTGGTCTGGAAGAACATGCTGATGAACCCGGTGTTCGGTTTCTTCGCCTGGATCAGCCAGCAACTGGGACTCCCTGCAGTGGATTACCTCTCCCAGTACCCCATGGCCAGCATTGTGGCGATGGTGACCTGGGAATGGACCCCTTTCGCAGCCCTGATCCTGCTGACGGGTCTGCAATCCATGCCTGAAGATCAACTGGAAGCTGCACGTCTGGACGGCTGTACTCCTTTGCAAGAATTCTGGTACATGCTGCTGCCCCACCTGTCCAAGTCCCTGGAAGTGGTGGTGTTGCTGGAAACCATCTTCCTGATGCAGGTCTACGGCGAGATTTACACCGCCACCAGTGGGGGTCCCGGAATTTCGACCACCACCATCCCTTACTTCATCTACCAGAAAGCCTTCGCTGAGTACAACATTGGTCTGGCCTCTGCTGCCGGAGTGCTTGCTGTGCTCTTCACCAACCTGGTGTCCTCTGTGATCCTCAGGATGATCGGCCGCAACATCCAGGGAGCCCAGGCATGA